The genome window GTACCGGGTGCAGCGCCGTTGCCATCACACGTATCACACTCCACCAGCGTTGGCACCTGGATCTTGACTTCGGTGCCGCGCACCGCGTCCTCGAGTGCGATGTCGAGGTTGTATTGCAGATCGGATCCACGCGATGCGCGCGAGCCTCGGCCTCCAGCGCGTTGCCCGAAGATGTCGCCGAAGACATCGCCGAAGATGTCGCCGAAGTCGCCGCTGAAGCCGCCCGCACCGCCGCCGCCGCCCATGCCGCCTTCGAGGCCGGCGTGGCCGTACTGGTCGTACACGGCGCGCTTGCGCTCGTCACTCAGGACATCCCAGGCCTCCTTCGCCTCCTTGAATTTGGCCTCCGCTGTGTCATCGCCGGCATTGCGGTCCGGGTGATACTTCATGGCCAATCGGCGGTACGCTTTCTTCAGCGTGGCCTCGTCGCTGCCCTTGGCAACGCCGAGCACCTCGTAGTAATCGCGTTTGGACATACCTGACTACCTGTAAACAGAAAAACCGGGGCGCTCAGATGCAACCCCGGTTCAGACTCGCGACGGTCGGGATCAAGCCGACTTGTTGTTGTCGTCCTTGACCTCTTCGAACTCGGCATCGACGGCGTCGTCCGATGCCGCGTTGCCGCCGGGCTCGCCCGGTGCCGCGTCAGCTGCCGGGTCTGCTGCGCCCGCGTTGCTGTACGCACGCTGGGCGAGATCGCCTGCCGCCGCTGACAGCGCCTCCATGGCCGCGGTGACCGCGTCCTTGTCATCGCCGTCGAGCGACGCGCGCAAGGCGTCGATCTTGGAACGGATGTCCGCCTTCTCGTCGTCGGTGACCTGCTCGCCGAGTGTCTCGAGCGATTTCTCGGTGCCGTGGATCAGGTTGTCAGCCTGGTTGCGCAGTTCGACCATCTCACGCAGCTTGCGGTCTTCGTCCGCGTGCGCCTCGGCGTCGCGCACCATCTTGTCGATTTCGTCGTCCGACAGGCCCGAGGAGGCCTTGATCACGATCGACTGCTCCTTGCCGGTGGCCTTGTCCTTCGCCGACACGTTCAGGATGCCGTTCGCGTCGATGTCGAAGGCGACTTCGATCTGCGGTACACCGCGCGCCGCCGGCGGGATGTCGGTCAGGTCGAACTTGCCGAGCGACTTGTTGCCCTGGGCAAGCTCGCGCTCGCCCTGCAACACGTGCACGGTGACCGCGCTCTGGTTGTCGTCGGCCGTCGAGAACACCTGCTGGGCCTTGGTCGGGATCGTGGTGTTCTTCTCGATCAACTTGGTCATCACGCCACCGAGTGTCTCGATACCGAGCGACAACGGCGTCACATCAAGCAGCAGCACGTCCTTGACGTCGCCGCCAAGCACACCGCCCTGGATCGCCGCACCGAGGGCCACCGCCTCATCGGGGTTGACGTCGCGCCGCGGTTCCTTGCCGAAGAAATCCTTGACCACGTCCTGGACCATCGGCATGCGCGTCTGTCCGCCGACCATGATCACGTCGGTGATCTCGGACGATTTGATGCCCGCGTCCTTGAGCGCAATCCGGCAGGGTTCGATCGTGCCTTGCACGAGGTCTTCGACCAGCGACTCGAATTTGGCCCGGGTGATCTTGATGTTGAGGTGCTTCGGACCGGACTGATCGGCCGTGATGTACGGCAGGTTGACGTCGGTCTGCTGCCCGGACGACAACTCGATCTTGGCCTTCTCGGCGCCTTCCTTGAGGCGCTGCATGGCCAGGGGATCGCCGCGCAGATCGAAACCCTGATCCTTCTTGAACTCGTCGACGAGGTAGTCGATCAAGCGGTTGTCGAAGTCTTCGCCACCGAGGAAGGTGTTGCCGTTGGTCGAGAGCACTTCGAACTGCTTCTCACCGTCGATCTCCGCGATTTCGATGACCGAGACGTCGAAGGTGCCGCCGCCGAGATCGTAGACCACGATCTTGCTGTCGCCGGAGTTCTTGTCCATGCCGTAGGCGAGCGCCGCGGCCGTGGGCTCGTTGATGATCCGCTTGACTTCAAGTCCGGCGATCTTGCCCGCGTCCTTGGTGGCCTGGCGCTGGCTGTCGTTGAAGTACGCCGGCACGGTGATGACCGCTTCAGAGATACTCTCGCCCAGGTAGTCCTCGGCCGTCTTCTTCATTTTCATCAGCACACGGGCGGACACCTCGGGCGGGGCCATGCGGTTGCCGTCGACCTCGACCCAGGCGTCACCGTTGTCCGCCTTGGTGATGGTGTACGGGACCAGCTCGATGTCTTTCTGAACCTCCTTGTCCTCGAACCGACGCCCGATCAGACGTTTGACCGCGTACAGCGTCTTGGCCGGGTTCGTGACCGCCTGGCGCTTGGCCGGCTGGCCGACCAGGACCTCGTCGTCGACGAAGGCCACGACCGACGGGGTGGTGCGGTCACCTTCGGAGTTCTCGATCACGCGCGGTGCGCTGCCTTCCATCACGGCCACGCACGAGTTCGTGGTGCCGAGATCTATACCGATGATTTTTCCCATGTTTTCAACCTTTTCCAGGAAGCTGTGCGACCGCGGGTGGCGGCCTTGTTAGATGTCAGTGAACGTGGGGACTGTGCCTGTATTTTCAAGCACCTGAGTCCGCCGCCTTGGAAACCATGACCAGGGCCGGCCGCAGCAACCGGTCGTTGAGCGTGTAGCCCTTCTGCATGACCGCGAGGACCGTGTTCGGCGCGTGCTCCGCGCTCTCTTGCAGGGTCATGGCCTGGTGTCGTTCGGGGTCGAAGGCCTCGCCGGTCGGGTCGACGGCGACGAGCTGGAACTTGTCCATCGCCGACACCAGCATCTTCAAGGTGAGATCGGTGCCCTCCTGGATGCGCTGGAGGTCAGCGTCGTCCTGCTGGGCGGCTTCCAGACCCATTTCCAGGCTATCGCGCACCGGCAACAGCTCGTTGGCGAACTTCTCGAGCGCAAACTTGTGCGCGTTCTCGACATCGCGTGCCGAGCGCTTGCGCAAGTTCTCCATGTCGGCGTGCAGCCGCAGCGCCAGCGCGGCCTGCTCATCCGCGCGCGCCGCCTCCGCCTCGCAGCGTGCCTGCCAGTCGATCGCCTCCGGCGTGTCAGCGTCCGAAGACGCGTCGACCTCCTCGCCAGCGTCGACCTCGGCGTCGGCTGAGACGGCGTCGCCGGCAGGGCTGCCGTCAGCCGGGTCAGCCGGGTCAGCCGGCTTTTCGATCGGGTCGTCGGCTGCCTCAGCAGGTTTTTCAGGATCAGGTGATTGCGACGCCATGGCGCTCTCCATCAAGGCAATTGCGGGTGGACGGCACGCGAAACGCCGCGCACCGCCGCACGCGGTGCCGGTGCACCGAGATTGCGCCAAGCATGGGGATCAGCGGTTGGAATTCAAGGCCGCGCCGAGGATTTTCGAGGTCACGTCGACAACCGGTACCACGCGGTCGTACGCCATCCGGGTGGGACCGATCACACCGAGCATGCCGAGGACCTCCCCGTCGACCTCACAGGGGGCACTGACAAGGCTGTAGTTGTCGAGCACCTCGTGGCCGGCCTCGGCCCCGATGAACACCCGAACGCCGTCGGCACCCATGCAGCGTTCAAACAGGTGGTACATGTCGCGCTGGTTGTTGAAGGTGTCGAAAAGCGTGCGCAGGTGTTCGACGTCCGACGCCGAGTTGACGCCCATCAGGTTGGTCTGGCCCGCGACCGCGTAGTCGCCCGAGGCTTCGCGGTCGGGTGCGGCCAGCACCTGGCCCGCCACGGTGATCATGTGCTCCATCTGCGAGGCCATGTCGTCGCGCAGATCCTCGAGCGCGTCGAGCAGCCGTTTGCGCACCTCGTGCAAGCTCAGCCCGCCGAACTTCGCCGTGATGAAGCGCGCGGCGGCGGCCAGTTCCTCAGCCGAGTAGTCGCGGTCGAGGCTGACCACGCGGTTCTGCACGTCGTGGTCGTTGGTGACCAGGATCACCAGTGCGCGCTGTTCGGAGAGCGCGACAAATTCGATCTGACGCAGGGTCTCCTCGGCCGGCCGGGGGGCAAACACCAGCCCCGCCATATGGGTCATTCCCGAGAGGTACTCGGACGCACGGGCGATCAGTTGCTCGCGGTTCAGGTCGGCCGAGAGGTGCTGGCGCAACGCGTCCACGCTGGCGTGCTCAAGCGGTTGGTACTGGACCATGCGGTCGACGAACAACCGGTACGCCTGCTCGGTCGGCACCCGGCCGGCCGAGGTGTGCGGCGCACGCAGCAGGCCGAGTTCCTCGAGGTCGCACATCACGTTGCGGATGCTGGCAGCGCTGAGGGCGATGCCGGAGCGCTTGCTCAGGGTACGTGAGCCGATCGGTGCGCCCTCGCGGATGTACTCGTCGACCAGCGCGCGCAGGATGGCCTCCTCGCGGTCCGACAACAGCGCTTGCGGCGATTCCTCGGTCATGGTCCCGTGCTCACTTCTCAGCGCACCGTGCACTCAGTGGGAGGGTGCCCGCTGCGCGGCAGCCGGCGTTGTCGGCGTGGCTGTTTGCCGCGCCGTCATCCCGTAAACTACACCAAAGTAATGCGCCCGACTGACAGAATATCAAGATGACTCGCCGAAAAGGGCACGCTGTACGCATTGGCAACGTCACGCTGGGTGGTGACGTCCCCGCGGTGGTGCAGTCGATGACCAACACGGACACCGCGGACACCCTCGGAGCCGAGGCGTTTCAGCAGCTTGTCGAGGCCTACGTCGAAAACCGCTACGGCCTTGCACGCCACTGAGTCGGGACTGACCACACCGCCGTCCGGCGATCCCCGGGCCGCGCTGGTCATCGGCGGCGGCATCGCCGGTGCCGCGATCGCACGGGCCCTTGCCGACCGCGGCAGCGAGGTCAGGGTGCTGGAAGCCGGTGACCAACCGGCACGCGGTGCCAGCGGCAACCCGCGCGCCGTCGTACGACCGGTGCTGGCGCGGAGTCGCCACGATCCGCTCGCCACGTTCTACAGCCGCGCGAGCGAACACGCGCGCCGATCCCTGGTGTTGCACCCCGATCTCGACCGCCCGAACCTCTGCTGTCTGGCGGGCGCGCACGTCGAAACCGAGCATGCCCACGAGCTCGATTGCAGCGCACACGGTGTGACCCTCCTCGACGCGGCCAGCGCGAGTGCACGTCTCGGGCTTGACGCCCGCGCCGGGTTTTTTTTGCACGACGCCTTGACACTCGCCCCGGCCGCGCTCTGTGCCGCCCTGCTCGCTCATCCGGCGATCACACTGAGGCAAAACGCCACGGTGGCGGCACTGCAGCGAAACGGGTCGAACTGGGCAGCGCTCGACACCGCGGGACAGGTGATCGGGCGGGCGCCCACCGCCGTTGTGGCCACCGGCCCCGCTCTCGACACCCTCGCGCCGACGCTCGCACGCGCGCTGCACCGCACAACCGGCGTATCGATCCAGCACGCCCCGACACCGTCAGCGCAGCGGCCCCGTGCATCCCTGCTCGGCCCTATGTCCTTGTCACCGACGGCGGACGGCATCGCCGTCTACGGCGGCCATTGGCGCAACAGCGAACCGCTGAAGACCCAGCTCGCGGGTCTCCCGTCGCGCTTTGCCACGCTCGTCGATGGGGCAAGCGACCACCGTGTTGTGGCACGCCTGCACACACCCGATCGGTTGCCACTGGTGGGTCCGTTGCCCGACATGGCAGCGACAGCCTCACACTTCGCGCCGCTGCGACACGGCAAACCGCCCGCGGGAGAACCGATCTACCAGCGCGACGCCTATGTGCTCGGCGCACTCGGCGGGCGCGGCATCACGTCGGCCCTCTGGTGTGCCGACCTGCTCGCGTCGGCGGTCTACGGTGCAGAACGGGCGGCGCTGCGGCCGCTTCACCCGCTGCGTTTTCTGGTGCGTTCGCTCCGGCGCAACCTACCGCCGTACGCGACTGGACGCTGATCCCGGGTGCTGCTCAAATAGCAGGCCCCTGACACAGGTTCACCGTGTGATGCGTGTCTACAACTTCGGCTCCGTCAACATCGACCACGTCTACCGCGTTGCGCACTTCGTGCAACCGGGCGAGACCCGTGCGGTGACGTCGTACCACCGCTTTCTCGGTGGCAAAGGGGCCAACCAATCGCTTGCACTGGCCAGGGCAGGTGCGCCAGTCAGCCACATCGGTGCAGTGGATCACGGCAGCGAGTGGGCGCTCGACGAACTGCAGGCCAGCGGCGTCGATGTCAGCGGTATTGCAACCGTGAACACACCGACCGGGCACGCCATCATTCAGGTCGACGACAGCGGTGAGAACTGCATCCTGATCGAAGCCGGCGCAAATGCGCGCGTGTCCGTGGACGCCTTGAAAGCGCACCTCGGCTCGGCCGCCGCTGGCGATTGGCTGCTGTTGCAAAACGAGACCAACGGCGTCGAGGACGCGGCACGCGCCGCGTGCGCGCGCGGCCTGTCCGTCGCCTACAACCCCGCCCCGTTTGACGCCGAAACCGCTGCAGCCATGCTCGACCACATCGCCCTGCTGATCGTGAATGGCAGTGAGTTCGAGGCGCTCCGGGCAACCCTTGGCGACGCGGTGCCAGCGCAGGTGGACCTGCTGATCACGCACGGCGAACACGGTGCCGAGTACCGAAGCCGAGGCGACCAGATCTTCGTGCCAGCCCGAAAAGTGAAAGCGATCGACACCACCGCGGCCGGCGACACGTTCATCGGCTATTACCTCGCAAGTGTGTCAGCCGGACTCGACCGCGTGTCCGCACTCGAGCGGGCCGCTCTCGCCAGCGCGCTGTGCGTGAGTGTGGCAGGTGCTGCCGTGTCGATTCCAACTGCGGACGCCGTGAGCCACTTCGCGAGACACTGAACCATGGCCCAGAAAATCATCATCGACACCGACCCCGGCATCGACGACGCCCTGGCCATCCTGTTTGCCCTGGCGCACCCGGCACTCGACGTCCTCGGCTTGACCACGGTCTTCGGTAATGTGCCGGTGTCGCTCGCCACCGACAATGCACTGCGCATCGCGGACACGGCCGAGAGTACGGTGCCCGTCGCCGCGGGCGCGGCCACGCCGCTGCTCATACCACCGCGCGGGTACGCGGATTTCGTGCACGGCCAGGACGGGCTCGGTAACACTCACCCCGCGCCGAGTGTGCGTCAGGCGCTGGACCTCAGTGCCGCCGAGTTCATTGTGCAACAGGTGCGTTCGGCACCCGACGACATC of Pseudomonadota bacterium contains these proteins:
- the dnaK gene encoding molecular chaperone DnaK, which gives rise to MGKIIGIDLGTTNSCVAVMEGSAPRVIENSEGDRTTPSVVAFVDDEVLVGQPAKRQAVTNPAKTLYAVKRLIGRRFEDKEVQKDIELVPYTITKADNGDAWVEVDGNRMAPPEVSARVLMKMKKTAEDYLGESISEAVITVPAYFNDSQRQATKDAGKIAGLEVKRIINEPTAAALAYGMDKNSGDSKIVVYDLGGGTFDVSVIEIAEIDGEKQFEVLSTNGNTFLGGEDFDNRLIDYLVDEFKKDQGFDLRGDPLAMQRLKEGAEKAKIELSSGQQTDVNLPYITADQSGPKHLNIKITRAKFESLVEDLVQGTIEPCRIALKDAGIKSSEITDVIMVGGQTRMPMVQDVVKDFFGKEPRRDVNPDEAVALGAAIQGGVLGGDVKDVLLLDVTPLSLGIETLGGVMTKLIEKNTTIPTKAQQVFSTADDNQSAVTVHVLQGERELAQGNKSLGKFDLTDIPPAARGVPQIEVAFDIDANGILNVSAKDKATGKEQSIVIKASSGLSDDEIDKMVRDAEAHADEDRKLREMVELRNQADNLIHGTEKSLETLGEQVTDDEKADIRSKIDALRASLDGDDKDAVTAAMEALSAAAGDLAQRAYSNAGAADPAADAAPGEPGGNAASDDAVDAEFEEVKDDNNKSA
- the hrcA gene encoding heat-inducible transcriptional repressor HrcA gives rise to the protein MTEESPQALLSDREEAILRALVDEYIREGAPIGSRTLSKRSGIALSAASIRNVMCDLEELGLLRAPHTSAGRVPTEQAYRLFVDRMVQYQPLEHASVDALRQHLSADLNREQLIARASEYLSGMTHMAGLVFAPRPAEETLRQIEFVALSEQRALVILVTNDHDVQNRVVSLDRDYSAEELAAAARFITAKFGGLSLHEVRKRLLDALEDLRDDMASQMEHMITVAGQVLAAPDREASGDYAVAGQTNLMGVNSASDVEHLRTLFDTFNNQRDMYHLFERCMGADGVRVFIGAEAGHEVLDNYSLVSAPCEVDGEVLGMLGVIGPTRMAYDRVVPVVDVTSKILGAALNSNR
- a CDS encoding ribokinase, whose protein sequence is MRVYNFGSVNIDHVYRVAHFVQPGETRAVTSYHRFLGGKGANQSLALARAGAPVSHIGAVDHGSEWALDELQASGVDVSGIATVNTPTGHAIIQVDDSGENCILIEAGANARVSVDALKAHLGSAAAGDWLLLQNETNGVEDAARAACARGLSVAYNPAPFDAETAAAMLDHIALLIVNGSEFEALRATLGDAVPAQVDLLITHGEHGAEYRSRGDQIFVPARKVKAIDTTAAGDTFIGYYLASVSAGLDRVSALERAALASALCVSVAGAAVSIPTADAVSHFARH
- the mnmC gene encoding FAD-dependent 5-carboxymethylaminomethyl-2-thiouridine(34) oxidoreductase MnmC, whose translation is MHATESGLTTPPSGDPRAALVIGGGIAGAAIARALADRGSEVRVLEAGDQPARGASGNPRAVVRPVLARSRHDPLATFYSRASEHARRSLVLHPDLDRPNLCCLAGAHVETEHAHELDCSAHGVTLLDAASASARLGLDARAGFFLHDALTLAPAALCAALLAHPAITLRQNATVAALQRNGSNWAALDTAGQVIGRAPTAVVATGPALDTLAPTLARALHRTTGVSIQHAPTPSAQRPRASLLGPMSLSPTADGIAVYGGHWRNSEPLKTQLAGLPSRFATLVDGASDHRVVARLHTPDRLPLVGPLPDMAATASHFAPLRHGKPPAGEPIYQRDAYVLGALGGRGITSALWCADLLASAVYGAERAALRPLHPLRFLVRSLRRNLPPYATGR
- the grpE gene encoding nucleotide exchange factor GrpE — protein: MASQSPDPEKPAEAADDPIEKPADPADPADGSPAGDAVSADAEVDAGEEVDASSDADTPEAIDWQARCEAEAARADEQAALALRLHADMENLRKRSARDVENAHKFALEKFANELLPVRDSLEMGLEAAQQDDADLQRIQEGTDLTLKMLVSAMDKFQLVAVDPTGEAFDPERHQAMTLQESAEHAPNTVLAVMQKGYTLNDRLLRPALVMVSKAADSGA